One Arachis hypogaea cultivar Tifrunner chromosome 2, arahy.Tifrunner.gnm2.J5K5, whole genome shotgun sequence genomic window, CTAAGAACCAGAGTTTCTAGTTATGTATATCATCATCATGATGATCAGAATTACACTATCATTCTACAACTTAATTAACCAAGGACTACACTTAATTAAAGCAGAAACACTACCAAGGGTGTTGCtccatatatataatttttcctttttttttcaaataaatatcaaCATTTCTAACCTTAATTAGTTCCTAGATTATTTATGGCAACAGAGTAGTAGTGCATgcttcaaaataataataagcaATATTCATCAAAATTGATATGATGATAAAGTCTTCAAGATCTTCACCAATATATTCATTTATCTTCTGTAACCAAAGGCCACTGAATGAAGATCATCAACTTCATGAAAAGACCATTTTGTCCCACCATTTGTTTCCATCTCATAGGACATGGAGTTTGAAGAACTCTCTTCAAAGCTAGAGAATGAGTTTGAATTTTCATAGTAACTCCCATTATTATTAATTGGCTTTagatccatcatcatcatcatggaaTTATtaacattgttgttgttgttgtttccatCACTAATACCATTATAAGAAGAATCATTGTTGTTGCACAAATTTGGATGAAGAGATTCAAGGCCACCCAAGTTTGAAGATGAAGAATTTTCCATATTGAACAACCAACTTTGAAGATCTTGAGGAGTAAtgaaattattgttgttgttatcagCAATATTAGGTTTATCAAAGTATCTCTCATTATTAGGGTTTCCACCATTCACACAACTTTGTTGTGCTGCTTGTTCCTTTAGATATGTTAGCTGTGCTTGTAAATTCACCACCTATAAATttatatccaaacaccaaaaattaAACTTGCACTTATTAATTCTTACCCTCATGCATATATAATAAGAGAAATTAAACAAGGTCAAATAATACTTGATTCAGTTGATTATTATGAATATTTGAAATTAGGTTACAGAAACCACAATTTGCCACACTactttaactaaaaaaaaaaaaactctagttTTAGTATTTCAAAGGTGTTTCTTTTTTCTCTTATTCaagtagaaattaaaattttcatttcctTTCATAGTTTATTAAACTACGCTAGGGTTTTCAATTATAAACTAATAAGCACATATTTAGTTACAAGatcaaaataatagaataaaaattatCATTCATATATATTCAGGCTTAATTAGTCtctttttgatataattttttgaactgaattttaaattttttaactccTTTCAAATGAATAAAAGATATCAAGAAGAGATTAATCAGAGACTAAAATATTTAGTacccataaaaaaatttatgctaattttatttttcaagaatttgaatatatcctaattcagTGAACTTGCGAGAGAAGATGAGAGGAAAGATGAAATGAAAACAAACCTGTTGCTGAAGGGCAAATATATGAGAGACACAGCCATAGATAGGATCTTGAAGCCTTGCCTGAGCTTCATACGAAATTGTGACGGCCGCTTCGCAGCGGTCGCCGACCGGAAGATGGGCAAGGAGCTTTGAGACATTGCTTGCACCAAACACTTTGTGAATGGCTGCAAAATGGGTAGCACCTTGTTCATGGCAGAAGTAAGGTGCAAAAACACAACCTCTCACACATTTTCTCCTCAAGAACTTGCAAGCACCACAAGGAGAACCAGAACCTGTCATCTTAATtcaccttaaaaaaaaaaaatttgattttggggtttgaattttttctatttttgtgatGGTGATGAAGATTTTTTTTGGTTGGTTATAGGTATAACTCTTGAGCTTTGTGCAAATCTTAATCATTTCTCACCATCTTTATATACAATTTAGGAAGAGGAAGGGATTCATTATTATAAGGAATAATTAATTTCATTAGGTTCCCTTATTGGCCTACAGTTGTacattatttttcttatttcccctaatatataaataagaaaaaactaTCATCACTCCGTTATGAATTTTAATTTGTGtggcaaaataaaaatttataattataaagaaaattaGAGATTCCATTCAACATGCTTATACGACAAATGAGCTAGCATTAACCAAACCCATTTTGTTTGATGATTGGATCTATCTGCTCTTGtcgtttctcttttttttttttttttttttcattccctaagtcattatataaataatatatagtaTGAGTACCTTCTTAATGTTATAGTCACAAGTGCATTTATTTGAACTACTTATATGGATGGATATACTTATTGTGAGGATATAGAACTTTGGGCAATAATTGTTTTACTAGTTGTTACAGTCTTAATGTAACTTTTATTGAAACTATTTGGAAGCTAGCTAGAGTAATTATATATATCTCTAccataagaaaacaaactattaAATATatctatcaaatttttttttgttgaatttaattttaatgcattattagtataaaataatttatatttaatcacataattttatattaataaaagattatttttatttttaattgcataaatatatatataatattttaatttatattacgagtgcattaaaattaaatttatctatcttttttatttccaTCCCACATATcataataatatatgtatatagttaggATTTGACTTGTATATAGCCTGAAGGTATGAAACAAATAAAGAGTTAAAATTTGTATAATATTATTACTTTATCCACTATATATATTCATATAATATATGCACATGtaattattttaaagtttatcatataaaataataattaattatgttcttaatcatttaatttattttatgagcATGAGTGCATGTATATATAGGCATACCCTTAGTCTTGGCTAGGCCCTAAATAACTAAAGATAAAACAACAAATTAAGTTTAATGACATCCAGTTCAAAGCCCCCCAAgcctatatatattattattcccATATAGTTTATAGTATTAAAAACCAAAATAAGAATAGTTCTTGGTAAATTTTCATGACATGCATGGGAGACAAGGGTTTATTATGCTTGAACTTTTCTTGTTAGGGtaataaaattttcattttaattactAATAATATAGCACATTGGATCGTTAACCATTGGGAACCGAGAAAAAAGACTATAACGCCTAGcaaatttaatctaaattaaacGGCTCAAATTACAATGGTGCTTGTAATGCTATTGATATTAGTAAAATATTAGGGCTACTAACTTCATAAGCATGCCATCATTTGAGCTCAATATAAATCATAGTTATCCTCTCAAATAGTGTAATATATTATCATTATTAGGATGACTTTAAATAGTACCATATCAATATATCACAATGAAAATAATTGTAGTCATCATgattaataaagtaaaaaataattgtCATGAACTTCTTTTTCCAAATATTTAAATCGTTAATTAGAAGTATATGATGGatgattttatatattattttttttatagctaGTTGTATTTTAGCATCATTGTTAAATTATATTGTATTtttaaggtgtcaagtaaaaattaattaaaaaaaaacaaaataaaacttatattttaatactttgattttaacaaaatatatttaaaaaacatGCATGGGGACAATCTGCCTCTTCAAGGGGCTGTCTGACAAAGTAGTGGGGATTGGTGTGTATGTTTGAACTAACACTCATTATGGTTGCTATTAACAATAATAAGATTGATTATACAATGAATTAATCAtacaatatattattataatcaaATAGACAAACTTTCAACATTTGAAGGTGGATACTTGTTATGAGCATAATAATTGTCCTGTAAGTACAGGTAATCTAAGCTAAAAGCAACCCAAAAAAAAGACATAAAGAGAATAGCAGATTCCAAAAATGAATGGAACAAAAGATAGTGACACTAGTTTAGTAACATATAAGATATAACATACATAACATAAGAAGCAAATTCATATTTTGTTACCCATTTAATTTGTATgtagaattagaattttttttatttttattttttaagcctTGAAATGTCACCCTTTGTCTAGCAATACCGTgtgtattttgtttttataaataaatgtttTGCATACACTCATATTCATATATACCTTTTCAATTCAATCACTTTCTTTTGTCCGGTATAGGTACCAACATGTAGGACTCACCAAAATGTATAATTAGGCCCCACACTGAACCCTAGCTAATTATAACGCcccaataaataaattaaaatattgtgGATAACCTTTTCTTTAGAGAGGGAGGGGGTGGAGTTGGACAAATAAACGGTCctaataatattattctttttaggTTTGTGGTTTTTTATAATAAAGTTGAGAAGCAaccaaactatatatatatatatatatatatatatatatatatatatatatatatatatatatatatatatatatatgggaatTGATATTTGCAAGAAAATATATATGCACTATTTGAGTGCCTATAGTAGTTCTCTAAtctctaaattagtaaatttttaaaaaaagatttttgccaATTAGTGTTCTAAGAGTATTCATAAAACAAagtttgaaataaaaattttacattagaaagtaaaataaaatatcaaattatgtAAACATTTAACATTTACCACTCCCTAATAGGCGACGCTTAACAAACCGCTGGAATTCCGTTTCGCGGCGGTTTAAAACTGTCGCAAATCACTCCAAGAACCGCCGCTATTTTCCATTTCCTTTGGAGTAGTTACTTACAATATTGCTTCATTTGgataaattacttaattaagttcattttaaaaaaatagcttaaataataaatatttatattacaagtagtttataaataagttattttgtatttgatttttttaattctaaaagtgtttattttaaaagaaatgtgataaaaactttttattatgagagaattaattttttttaactttttcataAACACTTAAATAGTTTCTTAAAAAACTACAATTTGACTTTGAAAATTGCaccaaatattaatactactacttttgcACCAAATATTAATACAAATTTATTAAAAGCCATCTGTAAcatgtcaatttttttaattatgtttattattgaataattaattaattaaatttataataatttaaattttataataaatattagtagATAGTGcacttaaaaaattaacatatctaatttaaaatttgaaaaatataaaaacactagTTTTAGTGAAATCCTAATAGACAACAAACAACCTTTCAAGATATAGTCATAACTAATTAATTCCATACTTATTGGATTTGAATTATCTTTGGCTAcatgaaagataaaaaaatagcTTTATTCTTTGAGTTTAgtacaaaattaaattcaaattcaattaggtAGATAAATCTATTACAAGTTCATAATAGAAAATCGTACTGTAACCAACCAGTCTCACGTACAAATCATATTTTGTGAATATCTTAAGCTACAGTTATTCGATTGACTTCGTTCAAAGttcattttaaaattgactcaattcTTTATAGATTTATGTATAATGACTATTTCCAAATTTCAAATGTAGAAAATTTTATAGGACTTACAAAGTAacgattcagattgaagatttcaCCTAAACATGAGTTAGATTCTCCTAATACAATCTGTACATGTCTAAGAGCCATTTAAGTCCTTCTTTTCTATTAAATTCTTTTCTACACAAAAAATACTCAGTAAcctatcttttctatcttttattaTCTCTACAAATTGTCATTGATATACTTTCCCCATTTCattataaaaaaatctttatctttttttcacttttttactCTCATTCTAAATCTTTCGCCAAATTATTCACAAAGGTATCCTTTAtgaactatactttttttttgaaacaaaagagCTCAACACACTAAAGTAGAGTAAGCAGAATTAAATAACAAaacaatagaaaacaaaaaaaaaaccaaaaagcaaaaaataatccTTTATGAACTATACTAACTACGGGGACTAGGAATATGGAGATTTCTTTTCTACAATAAACCAACATGAACTCAGAGATTTGAATAGGATTTATATCTTCCGCAACCTCAATATTTATAGAGTTCATCGAGTAAGATGTTTTAGTCATCATAATTTGTCGTTTATTTGTTTTtcctattatttttaataatagtcTATGATCTATTGATTTTAAACAAAACCGTAATCACTCCAAATCTTAATCTCATGCATGTACTTAGAAGAATGAAATCTATCCATTAACCAAAGTTTCATGCCTACATCAAAACATACACAAAAGTCTAGTCATAGAACAAGTCTCTCTTCTTTAACGAATCGTGCTTATTTACATtggaatatatataatatttctataaATTTCACTGGAGGTAGGGTCTTATACTACTTTTTTATGtgtcatattttaaatatttttttaatatagatcCTAGCATTACATGCCATAATATAATATCTCTTTATTGTATACACATTAAGCATTATAATAATCATCTTATGTGCATTAAAGAACCAAAaaaatgatccttcggtaagggaaggagaCCCTAAAAACAGGATAATCAAAGTGATCCTTCGGTAAGAGAAGGTGATGATCGACAAatttttgggataagaaccttcagTAAAGGAAGGGAACTCCCATAAATTTTATACACAGTTTGAGCTCAATATCCTCCAAAATCAAAATAATGTTAAAAGAATGCTTACGAGAAGTCAAGGTCAATTTCATGCACCGCATAAGAGTTTATATCAATAAAGGATTATTTTCTTTTAACGTAAAAAGTAGTTAGGAGAATGTCAAGAGAAATCAAGTCAAGATTCATGTGTTTGCATTCTGTGTGTTTTAATGTTATAGGTATTCAGTTATGAGTCACATGTatcataacataagtaaatgagaAGCATCTAAAAGTCAAACCACTCAAACTAACAAAGACTtctgaaaataataattgaacattgcatcaacattatttttattttaaaactcggaGTGGCTAGGGATAAATACAATGACACCATATAGATAAACTACTGAAAAACTTTTGTTTCTCACCCCTCTCCCCGTACCATCTTCAAGAACGACTTGATGCGAAAGAATACGCTACTTGATTGAGATGAAAAGACCAGTACACTATAAGATGATTAGGAGCGGATATTAAAGACATAGATACAGAACATTAAGTACTTGTTCAAATTCATACTAAAGATGAAGATCAGAATAGGCGATTGTTTAGGCATAGCTATGCAAAATGAGAGAATTAGAATTCTCTGTATgtcttgttttatctttattgAGTGACTACAATTGTGgctataatatttatttttttgtttatataattatttaatacgAGTAAAGCTTGCCATTATTTTTGCCTTTATAgtttaaattataagaaaaatattgagtattgtcgaaaaaatgaataaaatctgATAGTACACTGTTTACAGTCAGATTTTACGTCAGAATTTATCCGATGGAAAAAACTTTGCCATAAtaaattaccgtcggatttatgcGTCCAACGGTAATTTGTATCAGATTTAGCGGCGGAATATAGATATCAAGAAAATGAAATCTGTTGCAACTTATCGTCGAAAAATTTTTGATGGTAACATTGGCGCCAAAGCATACAGCTTCGTGCCACCTTATTGGAGGATTAATCTGATGGTAAAACCGACGGAAATAtctgttctaattttttttttggaaaattagCTGGACTGTTACCGTCGGTATATTCTAATGGTAATTCTgacagtaaatattttttttaataatttttttctgtcCATTTATAATGTACCTCGATAAGTAATAATTGAAATAATACTTTTAAACCTGATGTGAAGTATTATATgtacaaattaaaaatactgaATGTTGGTAATCGAAATATTTGAAACAATGctaattatattacattcttctcAAAGTTTGGTAAAGAAATACATAAGATAGAACTATATTTACATCAATCCTATtcagattcatcatcttcttcctttgGTTCACCATCCTCCTCTTCCGAGGTAGTTTCCTAATCATCGAACTCGTCTCCCTCTTCTTCGTCATTATCGAcctcgtcttcttcttgaagatcatcGTCCTCTAGTGGTAGTGCATCGTCATCTATTCCAAGGTCGTCAATGATGTCATCATCTATAACAATTGACCTAAGGGTGATCAAATCACCGACATCAACCAGCATTTTTGAAGGAGTTGGGTCATTAATCTGGTAAGGTTCTTGACTCTCTGTCCTATCAGACACGATGTGGCCTTTTAGCTTAGTCTTTACCACAACCACCCAACTAGACTTGCATGAACTCGGATAAGACAAATAGTATATCTGTTGTGCATTTTGAGATAGAATAAAAGGATCATAGTGCCTATATTTTCTAGTTACATTAACTTCAGTGATATTGTAGTCCTTGTGCTTTCATGTTCCTTGTCACGAACTTGAATCATACCATTCACATTTAAACATGTACACTTTGTACGTAGTGCGACAGAAATACTCTAATTGAATTATATTACGCAACACACCAAACCAATCAAAATGAGGATCGCTTGAATCCCCACGAACTTAAACTTCGGTGTTATCTGTTTTATTTCCAATCGAACACTGTAAAGAATGGAACCGATATCTATTAACATTGTATATCGGGTAGCTTGTTCTCTTATTCATCAGACCCCAACTAAATACAACTAGTTGTCAATCTGTTGTGTCAGTTAGATGCACGCTGACGTATTCTCTGAATCAATGTGAAAAATTGTTCAATGAGGTATCATGATTTGTCTCTTGTAATAATCTATATGATAGAATAGGATGAAGAAGTTAGTATCTTACTGATTGCAATATTTATGAAGACTTAAAAAACTCACATGAGGTAGGATAAAATATGGTCACAGTTAAGCATATGCACATTGATTTTCTTCTACTCTAACTAGTAGCCACTGCCTGCATCCATTGTAGCTCTTTCCAGAGAAAAGATTGGATATGTTGTTCCACTTGACGAGGATTCTCCCCTCTCAtcattccttccaacctttattctacGTGACTCAACATGAGGCTGAAAATAGAATGAGTAAAATGTAGATGTTTTCTTAGCTAGGCATACTTCGCAAATGCTACCCTCAATCCGAGCTCTATTCTTTATGGTGTTCTTGAATGAACCAATCATCCTCTCAAATGGGTACATCCACTTAAATTGGACCACCTACATAGTATTGTTTCGTACGGTAGGTGGATTGCTAAATATTCCATAACGTCAAAAAAAGATGGATGGAATATCCTCTCTAACTTATAAAGTATGATAGAAATATTCTTGTCCATGGTTATAAGATCATTAATGCAAAGTTTCATAGTACATAACTCCCTAAAGAatttacttatttctgtgagGAGTTTCTAGATGTTGATTGGAAATTCTCTAAACGTAATTGGAAGCAAAGACTCCATGAAGATATGACAATCATGATTCTTCAACCCAGCAAGCTTACCCTATGAGATGTTTACACACCTGCTCAAGTTAGAGACATAACCATTAGGAAACCTCAATCCTCTAATCCACTGTCCTTCGTTTGAGCGAACACCACCTTTGGTTTAGCCCACCACCTGTTCTCAAGTTTTTTTAAGTTCATATCTGGCCACCTACAAATGTCCACCAAGTCTAACATAGCCTTATCGTTATCCTTTGTTTGCTCGTTGTCCATTACTATGTGCATGATATTATCAAATACGTTTTTTTCAATGTGCATCACATCAAGATAATGTCGAATTAAATTGTGTTTCCAATAAGGCAACTCTCAAAATA contains:
- the LOC112718335 gene encoding LOB domain-containing protein 31-like; protein product: MTGSGSPCGACKFLRRKCVRGCVFAPYFCHEQGATHFAAIHKVFGASNVSKLLAHLPVGDRCEAAVTISYEAQARLQDPIYGCVSHIFALQQQVVNLQAQLTYLKEQAAQQSCVNGGNPNNERYFDKPNIADNNNNNFITPQDLQSWLFNMENSSSSNLGGLESLHPNLCNNNDSSYNGISDGNNNNNNVNNSMMMMMDLKPINNNGSYYENSNSFSSFEESSSNSMSYEMETNGGTKWSFHEVDDLHSVAFGYRR